From a region of the Rhipicephalus microplus isolate Deutch F79 chromosome X, USDA_Rmic, whole genome shotgun sequence genome:
- the LOC142775229 gene encoding uncharacterized protein LOC142775229 — MKTTTYHPQAYPTERINRNLKPLLAAFAQQHRDWDACLNEIGFSLLSTINRSSGYTPAFLNFGRELPNPMNRVLRGNGEASAAKVSPSGYAAELRSWMDAALNLARSNLAKARAGQKAQYDRSHRDVRYDVGDLVLRRNYVLSDAAKGISASFSAKWWGPYRVQTKVSPLEYKLADSQG; from the coding sequence ATGAAAACAACCACGTATCACCCACAGGCCTACCCGACCGAGCGGATAAACAGgaacctcaagcccttgctgGCAGCCTTTGCGCAGCAACACAGGGATTGGGACGCCTGTCTTAACGAGATCGGCTTCTCCTTGCTGTCTACGATCAATCGCTCGTCAGGGTACACGCCCGCCTTCCTCAACTTTGGGAGAGAGCTGCCTAACCCCATGAACCGCGTCCTACGGGGCAACGGCGAGGCAAGCGCCGCGAAGGTCAGCCCATCTGGCTACGCGGCGGAACTGCGCTCATGGATGGACGCGGCCCTCAACCTGGCGCGTTCCAACCTGGCAAAAGCGCGAGctggtcagaaggctcaataCGACCGGTCGCATCGGGATGTCCGTTACGATGTCGGCGATCTCGTCCTCAGGCGCAATTACGTTTTGAGTGACgccgccaaaggcatctcggcctccTTTTCGGCCAAGTGGTGGGGCCCATATCGAGTGCAGACCAAAGTGTCGCCCCTGGAatacaagctggctgactcccaAGGGTGA